In Thalassophryne amazonica chromosome 4, fThaAma1.1, whole genome shotgun sequence, a genomic segment contains:
- the LOC117508990 gene encoding LOW QUALITY PROTEIN: sialidase-4-like (The sequence of the model RefSeq protein was modified relative to this genomic sequence to represent the inferred CDS: deleted 1 base in 1 codon), with protein MAPRDLPGLFKSAILLLYNFDSSFPAEWATFALGPGHGIQLKSGRLLIPAYAYHIECKECFGQLCQTTPHSFCFHSDTHGRTWSFGQAVPGPESVECQMVSVDEEGDNLLYCNARSPLGYRVQAVSLDDGAVFQEGQLVQRLVEPQNGCHGSIVGFPAPLHLHHSFNYYLSKPIHCSKHWAPCAANSHHISVDKTSSLKATVSPRISSSHSNSDSSILNVTERPIMMTILSSPQPIAPPDFLTPTWVVYSHPTWTSVRKDLGVFLNLFPRDPDSWHGPWVIYKGPSAYSDLAYLELSASPGSPPAVAFACLFECGTKTPYDEICFSIFTLYELIDNLPRDVQSGLDSTVNQRHHSKRQTLQVTEAGCCSSNRCDTQNLNCLYDMIHGNKKDNKLSPLCSLS; from the exons atggctccaagagaccttcccgGCTTGTTTAAATCTGCTATTCTCCTTT TGTATAATTTTGACTCCTCCTTTCCAGCAGAATGGGCTACTTTTGCTCTTGGCCCCGGTCACGGGATCCAGCTGAAATCTGGTCGCCTGTTGATTCCCGCCTACGCTTACCACATTGAGTGCAAAGAGTGCTTCGGACAGCTCTGCCAGACCACGCCCCATTCATTCTGCTTTCACAGTGACACTCATGGGCGAACCTGGAGTTTTGGGCAGGCGGTCCCTGGTCCAGAGAGTGTGGAGTGTCAGATGGTGTCAGTGGATGAAGAGGGGGAC AACTTATTGTACTGTAATGCACGCAGCCCTCTTGGCTACAGGGTTCAGGCGGTCAGTCTTGATGATGGAGCAGTGTTTCAGGAGGGACAACTTGTGCAGCGACTAGTAGAGCCTCAAAATGGTTGTCATGGAAGTATTGTAGGATTCCCCGCCCCTTTACACCTACATCACTCTTTCAACTATTACTTATCCAAACCCATCCATTGCTCCAAACACTGGGCACCCTGTGCAGCCAACTCACACCACATCAGTGTGGATAAGACCAGTTCTCTGAAAGCCACTGtgtcaccaaggatcagctccagTCACTCCAACTCAGACTCTTCCATTCTAAATGTCACTGAAAGACCAATTATGATGACCATCCTCTCATCACCACAGCCTATTGCGCCTCCAGATTTCCTTACCCCCACCTGGGTAGTGTATTCTCACCCAACATGGACTAGTGTACGGAAGGATCTTGGAGTGTTTCTCAACCTGTTTCCACGTGATCCAGACAGTTGGCATGGCCCCTGGGTGATCTACAAAGGTCCAAGTGCCTACTCTGATCTGGCCTATCTGGAACTCTCAGCCTCACCTGGGTCCCCGCCTGCAGTAGCCTTTGCCTGTCTATTTGAGTGCGGCACCAAAACACCTTATGATGAAATCTGTTTTAGCATCTTCACCCTCTACGAGCTTATTGATAACCTGCCCCGGGATGTGCAATCTGGACTGGACAGCACTGTTAATCAAAGGCATCACAGCAAGCGGCAAACACTCCAAGTTACAGAGGCAGGGTGTTGTAGTTCTAATAGATGTGATACACAAAATCTAAACTGTCTCTATGACATGATTCATGGAAATAAGAAAGATAACAAGCTGAGTCCCCTGTGTTCTTTGTCTTAG